From the genome of Bacillus thermozeamaize:
GAGGATGACCAGATATTCGCCGGGAGCCACCTGAAGATTGATCTCCTTGAGAACCGCATTCACTTCCCGGATGTCGCCCGCCTGGTAGGAAAACGAGAGGCGGCGCGTTTGGACGACTGGATGTGGTGCCGGCATCTCACAAGCCCCCCATAGATGAGGAAAAAGGATGACGCTAGAAAGGCGAACGACTGTTCACTTCTGTCATCCTTTTCGCATGAAACCCTTTTGACAGATATGGATTTGCCATTCGATACTTCGCTTCGCATGTTCGTTCGATGAATGCCGTTATTCGACCAGTTCCAGATATACCATCGGCGCTCCGTCGCCGCGACGCGGGCCCAGTTTCAAGATCCGCGTGTAGCCGCCTTGACGATCCGCATACCGTGGAGCAATGTCGTTAAACAGTTTTTGAATGGCATCCTGATGCTCATTGGCCGCCTCTTTGCGGACAAAAGCGGCAACCTGGCGTCGGGCGTG
Proteins encoded in this window:
- a CDS encoding 50S ribosomal protein L17: MAYTKLGRHSSARKALFRDLVTDLFIYERIKTTEAKAKTVRSIAEKMITLAKRGDLHARRQVAAFVRKEAANEHQDAIQKLFNDIAPRYADRQGGYTRILKLGPRRGDGAPMVYLELVE